Sequence from the Oncorhynchus nerka isolate Pitt River unplaced genomic scaffold, Oner_Uvic_2.0 unplaced_scaffold_3507, whole genome shotgun sequence genome:
atacatacatacatatatacatacatacatacatatatacatacatacatacatatatacatacatacatacatacatatatacatacatacatacatatatacatacatacatacatacatacatacatacatatatacatacatacatacatatatacatacatacatacatatatatatacatatatatacatacatatatacatatatacatatatatacatacatatatacatatatatatacatacatacatatatacatacatatatacatatatacatacatatatacatacatatatacatacatatatacatatatacatacatacatacatacatacatacatacatacatacatacatatatacatatatacatatatatatacatacatacatacatatatacatacatatatatatattgtaatacAGTCGTTATTTTATCATGTCACATTTGaatgctttaaaaaaaacatttgcaaGCCGTCCCAAATGAGCACATCCTCCCGAATGTCtccccccaccagcctccactgcatgGTACCCACCTGTGAGTCAGAATGGGCCTCGTACTGCGTCGCTGAGCCAGAGGTCTggttgaagctgtgtgtgtgtgtgtgtgtgtacctgtgagtcAGAATGGGCCTCGTACTGCGTCGCTGACCCAGAGGTCTggttgaagctgtgtgtgtgtgtgtgtgtgtgtgtacctgtgagtcAGAATGGGCCTCGTACTGCGTCGCTGACCCAGAGGTCTGGTTGaagctgtgtgtgagtgtgtgtgtgtgtctgtgtgtacctgTGAGTCAGAATGGGCCTCGTACTGCGTCGCTGACCCAGAGGTCTggttgaagctgtgtgtgtgtgtgtttgtgtgtgtgtttgtgtgtgtgtgtacctgtgagtcAGAATGGGCCTCGTACTGCGTCGCTGAGCCAGAGGTCTggttgaagctgtgtgtgtgtgtgtgtgtgtgtacctgtgagtcAGAATGGGCCTCGTACTGCGTCGCTGACCCAGAGGTCTggttgaagctgtgtgtgtgtgtgtgtgtgtacctgtgagtcAGAATGGGCCTCGTACTGCGTCGCTGACCCAGAGGTCTggttgaagctgtgtgtgtgtgtgtgtgtgtgtgtgtgtgtgtgtgtgtgtgtgtgtacctgtgagtcAGAATGGGCCTCGTACTGCGTCGCTGACCCAGAGGTCTggttgaagctgtgtgtgtgtgtgtgtgtgtgtgtgtgtgtgtgtgtacctgtgagtcAGAATGGGCCTCGTACTGCGTCGCTGACCCAGAGGTCTggttgaagctgtgtgtgtgtgtgtttgtgtgtgtgtgtttgtgtgtgtgtgtgtacctgtgagtcAGAATGGGCCTCGTACTGCGTCGCTGAGCCAGAGGTCTggttgaagctgtgtgtgtgtgtgtgtgtgtgtgtgtgtgtgtgtgtgtacctgtgagtcAGAATGGGCCTCGTACTGCGTCGCTGACCCAGAGGTCTGGTTGAAACTGTACATCAACCTCAGGTCTTCCTCATGAAGCTCCTGACCGTCCACCACGATGGAGCCTGGAGGGAAAcgcagtcaatcaatcaatcaatcaatcaaatgtataaaGCTGTCCACCACAAAAGGAACCTGTGTGGACAAtacagatgacacacacacagctacacacacacacacacacacacacacacagctacatttCCCAGAAATCCTAGTTGGAAGAGTCCTGGAATCAGCTGGGAATGAGCAGAAAATCCATGAATCTTCCAACCagtatttctggaaaacctgggaaagtTACCGGGAATTTGCAACCTTAGAATAGACCCAGGAGGTTGTTCTGACCATGTTGAGACCAGGGAAAACTCTGGTTTCTAGTTACAGACTATTACAAGacgaacacaacacacacactaatcacaGATATACATGCTTAgattcatttttttgtttttaagtCTTAGAGtgttcagtgtttgtgtgtgtgtagggttcagtgtgtgcgtgtgtagggttcagtgtgtgtgtagggttcagtgtgtgtgtgtagggttcagtgtgtgtgtgtagggttcagtgtgtgtgtgtagggttcagtgtgtgtgtgtgtgtgtgtaggattcagtgtgtgtgtgtgtgtgtaggattcagtgtgtgtgtgtgtgtgtgtgtgtgtgtgtgtgtaggattcagtgtgtgtgtgtgtaggattcagtgtgtgtgtgtgtgtgtaggattaagtgtgtgtgtgtgtgtgtaggattaagtgtgtgtgtgtgtgtgtaggattcagtgtgtgtgtgtgtgtgtaggattcagtgtgtgtgtgtgtgtaggattcagtgtgtgtgtgtgtgtgtgtgtgtgtgtgtgtgtgtgtaggattcagtgtgtgtgtgtgtaggattcagtgtgtgtgtgtgtaggattcagtgtgtgtgtgtgtgtgtaggattcagtgtgtgtgtgtgtgtgtgtgtgtgtgtgtaggattcagtgtgtgtagggttcagtgtgtgtgtgggggattcagtgtgtgtgtgtgtagggttcagtgtgtgtgtgtgtgtgtgtgtagggttcagtgtgtgtgtgtgtagggttcagtgtgtgtgtgtagggttcagtgtgtgtgtgtagggttcagtgtgtgtgtgtagggttcagtgtgtgtgtgtgtgtgtgtagggttcagtgtgtgtgtagggttcagtgtgtgtgtgtgggattcagtgtgtgtgtgtgtagggttcagtgtgtgtgtgtgtgtagggttcagtgtgtgtgtgtgtgtagggttcagtgtgtgtgtgtgtgtgtgtagggttcagtgtgtgtgtgtagggttcagtgtgtgtgtgtagggttcagtgtgtgtgtgtagggttcagtgtgtgtgtgtagggttcagtgtgtgtgtgtagggttcagtgtgtgtgtgtgtagggttcagtgtgtgtgtgtagggttcagtgtgtgtgtgtagggttcagtgtgtgtgtagggttcagtgtgtgtgtagggttcagtgtgtgtgtgtagggttcagtgtgtgtgtagggttcagtgtgtgtgtagggttcagtgtgtgtgtgtgtgtgtagggttcagtgtgtgtgtgtgtgtgtagggttcagtgtgtgtgtgtgtagggttcagtgtgtgtgtagggttcagtgtgtgtgtagggttcagtgtgtgtgtgtgtgtagggttcagtgtgtgtgtgtgtgtagggttcagtgtgtgtgtagggttcagtgtgtgtgtagggttcagtgtgtgtgtgtgtagggttcagtgtgtgtgtagggttcagtgtgtgtgtgtgtgtagggttcagtgtgtgtgtgtgtgtgtagggttcagtTTGACCTGTTTGAGTGCTGTGGGATTTAGGAGGGGTGAGTTGTGTTCCAATCAGAGGTACATTTAACAGACGGACCGTTTCCGTGCCCCCCGGTTCCCTCTGCCCCCAGTTCCCTCTGCCCCCGGTTCCCTCTGCCCCCCGTTCTCCCTGCCCCCGTTCCCCTGCCCCCGTTCCCCTGTTCCCCCAGCCCCCGTTCCCCTGTTCCCCAGCCCCGTTCCCCCTGTTCCCGTTCCccctgctcccgttccccctgTTCCCCCAGCCCCCCCGTTCCCCTGCCCCCTCCCTTCCTACCAGTCTTCTGGAAGGTCTCCAGCCCCCGTTCCCCTCCCTTCCTACCAGTCTTCTGGAAGGTCTCCAGCCCCCGTTCCCCCTGTTCCCCCTGCCCCCCCTCCCTTCCTACCAGTCTTCTGGAAGGTCTCCAGCCCCCGTTCCCCCTGCCCCCCTCCCTTCCTACCAGTCTTCTGGAAGGTCTCCAGCCCCCGTTCCCCCTGttccccctgccccctcccttCCTACCAGTCTTCTGGAAGGTCTCCAGCCCCGTTCCCCTCCCTTCCTACCAGTCTTCTGGAAGGTCTCCAGCCCCGTTCCCCTGACCCCCGTTCCCCCTGCCCCCCTCCCTTCCTACCAGTCTTCTGGAAGGTCTCCAGCTGTTCGCTCTTCAGTTCTTTAATGGACGCCGTAATGGATTTGAAGGCTCCTTTCAGCCTCTTTCCCAGCACCATGTGGTCCGGTTCAGCCCGCAGGCTGATGCCGTACTTGTCTTTGTCCGTGGACAAGGTCAACTGGCGGACATTCAACTcctgagagaaaagagaaaggggaagagaggggggtttACTGCCTtgctcccccccccaaaaaacaacaaaaaaagcacAACTATTTTGCTTCGTCACCAGATTATCTTTTGTTCTTGGACcgtgggatttgaaccagcgactcTCTGGTCGTCCTGAACGCTACATGAAGATAACCGTCGTTTCCTCTACCATCGCAGTGTTCAGTGGATCTTAGGTCTAATAAAACGTGCTTCATAAAACGAGAGCAGTCACAGCACATGGTGTGGCATCTCCTTCATCTTCATCTCAGACGGAACAACACAGTCATCAACCATCGGTCTGTTCAGATACACAacggagggaggtggtggtgactGCTGGTAGCAACAACCAGGACTAGAATCAGATACACAAcagagggaggtggtggtgactGCTGGTAGCAACAACCAGGACTAGAATCAGATACACAacggagggaggtggtggtgactGCTGGTAGCAACAACCAGGACTAGAACACACTTCTGTTCTGTACCGGCAACAAACACCGTCAGATCGGTGGAAACACAAaatgcttctgtgtgtgtgtgtgggtgtgagagagagagaattacatcTCATGCATGCTCGTGCCCTCTAAGATCCAGAAAAGTGAAAGGTAGTGtaccgtgtgtgtgagagagagtgagagagtgagagagagtgagtgagagtgtgtgagagagagagagagagagagagagagagagagagtgtgtgtgtgtgagtgtgtgtgtgtgtgagtgtgtcacaAAAACGTAGTGAGGGATGGATCAGTCCGAGCCACAGAGCAGCAGATTATGTTtccatgtctctgacccagccagGCACCAGGGGATGAGCTGATCCTTTCAGCCCAGCGCCCCACATCACCCTGGTCTCTATTATCAACATCCTGTCTGGCCTGGtgctggggttagggctgggtgttgaaggacaacaggttggggtagggttagggctgggtgttgaaggacgacaggttggggttagggatGGGTGTTGAAGGAcgacaggttggggttagggctgggtgttgaaggacgacaggttggggttagggctgggtgttgaaggacgacaggttggggttagggctgggggtTGAAGAACAACAGGTTGGGGCTGGGTGTTGAAGGACAACAGGTTGGGGCTAGGGGTTGAAGGACAACAGGTTGGGGCTGGGGGTTGAAGGACAACAGGTTGGGGCTGGGGGTTGAAGGAcaacaggttggggttaggggctggggattgaaggacaacaggttggggttaggggctgggtgttgaaggacaacaggttggggttaggggctgggtgttgaaggacaacaggttggggctgggtgttgaaggacaacaggttggggttaggggctgggggttGACGGAcaacaggttggggttagggctgggtgttGAAGGACGACAGGTTGGGGtagggttagggctgggtgttgaaggacgacaggttggggttagggatGGGTGTTGAAGGAcgacaggttggggttagggctgggtgttgaaggacaacaggttggggttagggctgggtgttgaaggacgacaggttggggttagggctgggtgttgaaggacgacaggttacggttagggttgggtgttgaaggacaacaggttggggttagggctgggtgttGAAGGACAACAGGTGGGGGTTAGGGATGGGTGTTGAAGGAcgacaggttggggttagggctgggtgttgaaggacaacaggttggggttagggctgggtgttgaaggacgacaggttggggttagggctgggtgttgaaggacgacaggttggggttagggctgggtgttGAAAGAcgacaggttggggttagggatGGGTGTTGGACGACAGGTTGGGGCTGGGTGTTGAAGGAcaacaggttggggttaggggctgggtgttGAAGGACGACAGGTTGGGGCTGGGTGTTGAAGGACAACAGGTTAGGGCTGGGTGTTGAAGGACAACAGGTTAGGGCTGGGTGTTGAAGGACAACAGGTTGGGGCTGGGTGTTGAAGGACAACAGGTTGGGGCTGGGTGTTGAAGGACAACAGGTTGGGGCTGGGTGTTGAAGGACAACAGGTTGGGGCTGGGTATTGAAGGACAACAGGTTGGGGCTGGGTCTTGAAGGACAACAGGTTGGGGCTGGGTCTTGAAGGACAACAGGTTGGGGCTGGGTGTTGAAGGACAACAGGTTGGGGCTGGGTGTTGAAGGAcaacaggttggggttagggtgttgaaggacaacaggttggggctgggtgttgaaggacaacaggttggggctgggtgttgaaggacaacaggtgagggttaggggctgggtgttgaaggacaacaggttggggttagggctgggtgttgaaggacaacaggttggggttagggctgggtgttgaaggacaacaggttggggctgggggttgaaggacaacaggttggggttaggggctgggggttgaaggacaacaggttggggttaggggctggggttgaaggacaacaggttggggttaggggctggggttgaaggacaacaggttggggttaggggctgAAGGACAACAGGTTGGGGTTTGGGGCAGGGGGTTGAAGGAcaacaggttggggttaggggctgaaggacaacaggttggggttaggggctgggggttgaaggacaacaggttggggttaggggctgggggttgaaggacaacaggttggggttaggggctgggggttgaaggacaacaggttggggttaggggctgggggttgaaggacaacaggttggggttagggctgggtctaatactgtgtctgtaatactagatattgtactgtgtctgtaatactagatattgtactgtgtctaacatttacattacatttacatttacatttaagtcatttagcagacgctcttatccagagcgacttacaaattggtgctttcaccttatgacatccagtggaacagccactttacaatagtgcatctaggtcttttaaggggggaggggggagaaggattactttatcctatcctaggtattccttaaagaggtggggtttcaggtgtctccggaaggtggtgattgactccgctgtcctggcgtcgtgaggggagtttgttccaccattgggggccagagcagcgaacagtttgactgggctgagcgggaactgtacttcctcagtggtagggaggcgagcaggcc
This genomic interval carries:
- the LOC135566740 gene encoding isoleucine--tRNA ligase, cytoplasmic-like: ESLIDKRIESAVCQMQSVIELGRVIRDRRTLPVKYPLKEVVVIHQDPEALRDITSLQKYILEELNVRQLTLSTDKDKYGISLRAEPDHMVLGKRLKGAFKSITASIKELKSEQLETFQKTGSIVVDGQELHEEDLRLMYSFNQTSGSATQYEAHSDSQVHTHTHTHTHTHTQLQPDLWLSDAVRGPF